In Gammaproteobacteria bacterium, one DNA window encodes the following:
- a CDS encoding acyl carrier protein: MDTADLEAKVIEFIASKVENADASTITAASKFDELGLDSMDTVQLLFDAEDAFGVTFDGEEVKNLRTVGDIITYISEHPPEEKG; the protein is encoded by the coding sequence ATGGATACAGCAGACCTCGAAGCGAAAGTCATCGAATTTATCGCATCAAAAGTTGAAAACGCCGACGCCTCCACCATCACCGCCGCCTCCAAATTTGACGAACTCGGCCTCGACTCGATGGACACCGTCCAACTGCTGTTCGACGCGGAAGACGCTTTCGGCGTCACGTTCGACGGCGAGGAAGTCAAGAATCTCCGCACGGTGGGGGATATTATTACTTATATTAGTGAGCATCCGCCGGAGGAGAAGGGGTAG
- a CDS encoding helix-turn-helix transcriptional regulator codes for MRVLNKKYTCQHFDKIACIIPDMDTYGERLKWAIKNAEITQTKLARMAGIQPQTVQYLCDKKNAAQGSRHNSKFSEILKINAYWLETGKGDRFANENKEADDDLLQILGIHRDSLDLDQIEIIRAVMSVKKEDRSDLKKIVKKYIESVK; via the coding sequence ATGCGGGTTCTCAACAAAAAATACACCTGTCAACATTTTGACAAAATTGCTTGTATCATTCCCGATATGGATACCTATGGGGAACGCCTAAAATGGGCGATAAAAAACGCCGAAATAACACAGACCAAACTGGCTCGGATGGCAGGCATTCAGCCGCAAACAGTGCAATACTTGTGTGACAAAAAAAATGCTGCTCAGGGAAGTCGGCACAATTCAAAATTCTCGGAAATATTAAAAATCAATGCGTATTGGCTGGAAACCGGCAAAGGTGACAGGTTTGCTAACGAAAATAAGGAAGCGGATGATGATCTGCTGCAAATTCTAGGAATCCATCGAGATAGTCTCGATTTGGATCAGATAGAAATAATCAGAGCTGTAATGAGTGTAAAAAAGGAAGACAGATCTGATTTAAAAAAAATCGTAAAAAAATATATTGAGTCGGTTAAATAA
- a CDS encoding AbrB/MazE/SpoVT family DNA-binding domain-containing protein — translation MTHLIKIGNSQGIRIPKPLIEQADLEGKDLQLQVVEGGLLITPKKAAREGWRESIEGTLKMRGAEPLDQEWLNAPLSTADDWDW, via the coding sequence ATGACCCATCTCATCAAAATCGGCAATTCCCAAGGCATACGTATTCCCAAACCGCTCATCGAACAGGCTGACTTAGAGGGTAAGGATTTGCAATTGCAAGTCGTGGAGGGTGGTTTGTTGATTACGCCCAAGAAGGCGGCGCGGGAAGGTTGGCGTGAATCCATTGAAGGCACATTGAAGATGCGTGGCGCGGAGCCGCTGGATCAGGAATGGTTGAATGCACCGTTGTCTACCGCTGACGATTGGGACTGGTAG
- a CDS encoding type II toxin-antitoxin system PemK/MazF family toxin, giving the protein MGLVVPKVSRFQVWLVQLDPTQGSEINKTRPCVVISPDELSALSTVLMAPMTTQGFEFPCRVACSFKGKQGLILLDQIRAVDKTRLVKKLGVIDEATQMDLCQRLHELFAY; this is encoded by the coding sequence TTGGGACTGGTAGTGCCGAAAGTTTCTCGATTCCAGGTTTGGCTGGTGCAGCTCGACCCGACGCAAGGCTCGGAAATCAACAAAACAAGACCTTGCGTTGTAATTTCTCCGGACGAGCTTTCCGCTTTATCCACCGTGCTGATGGCACCGATGACAACCCAAGGTTTTGAATTCCCATGCCGGGTTGCTTGCAGTTTCAAAGGAAAACAGGGTTTGATTTTGCTCGATCAAATCAGGGCGGTCGATAAAACGCGCTTGGTCAAAAAACTTGGCGTCATTGACGAAGCGACGCAAATGGATTTGTGCCAGCGATTGCATGAATTGTTTGCCTATTAA
- a CDS encoding SRPBCC family protein, with product MSTNTIRLHRVLRAPPERIYRAFLDADAMAKWLPPHGFTGKVHHIDAKTGGSYRMSFTNLSTGHSHSFGGEYLELVPFERIRHTDRFDDPNLPGEMQVTVSLKPVSCGTELNIVQEGVPEVIPAEACYLGWQESLTLLAQLVEAEIPG from the coding sequence ATGTCCACAAACACTATCCGCCTTCATCGCGTGCTGCGCGCGCCGCCCGAGAGAATTTACCGCGCTTTCCTGGATGCCGATGCGATGGCTAAATGGCTGCCGCCGCATGGTTTTACCGGTAAGGTGCATCATATCGATGCGAAAACCGGTGGCAGTTATAGGATGTCCTTTACCAACCTCAGCACCGGGCACAGTCATTCATTCGGCGGTGAATATCTGGAATTAGTGCCGTTTGAGCGTATCCGCCATACCGACCGGTTCGATGATCCGAATTTGCCCGGAGAAATGCAGGTCACGGTATCTTTAAAACCGGTTTCCTGCGGCACCGAGTTGAACATCGTGCAAGAGGGCGTACCGGAGGTGATTCCGGCCGAAGCTTGCTACCTCGGCTGGCAGGAATCGCTGACGTTGCTCGCGCAGCTTGTCGAAGCCGAGATTCCCGGCTAA
- a CDS encoding alpha/beta fold hydrolase yields MPRQHRLTVFPFLILLLILLAGCVHRPFVTVPYPRWGEEIVIGSSGEEPLILRSLSPPEPSQASACVLLVHGMNEHIGRYGEVARYFSRRFFVAGFDHYAHGLSNPALRRADQALAEGAGRADVGDAYLAQAALYDLEPLRRMLGRALQAFMAQCDAQGHPQRPVFIVAHSLGGLVTASYLLKHQDESDLRKRLKGVVLLAPAFAVSEPPGWRGWLANPLIKLSFHAETHFLHPQDEPLPLLVFNQLFSLVTVPVLDGLFEVLSWPGLRGIFTPVSPAWVTDYLTDSEEEKTRLRADGWIIRRSLLRYVKGIEAEVVRFRREMADFSIPYYLVYSERDPVTPAWGDEDFARVTLKLNSASEVLKLSGLPYHQHVFLQEPARTGLLQKIEQWLDRRLRVLH; encoded by the coding sequence ATGCCGCGCCAGCATCGGCTAACCGTTTTTCCGTTTCTGATTCTGCTGCTGATATTGCTGGCCGGTTGCGTCCATCGGCCGTTTGTTACGGTGCCTTACCCGCGCTGGGGCGAAGAAATTGTGATCGGTTCGAGCGGTGAGGAGCCGCTGATTCTGCGCTCGTTATCGCCGCCGGAACCCAGTCAGGCATCCGCTTGTGTGTTGCTGGTGCATGGCATGAACGAGCATATCGGACGCTACGGTGAGGTGGCGCGTTATTTCTCGCGGCGGTTTTTTGTGGCCGGGTTCGATCATTATGCGCACGGGCTATCGAATCCAGCGCTGCGCCGTGCCGATCAGGCGCTGGCGGAAGGAGCCGGCCGAGCCGATGTCGGTGACGCTTATTTGGCGCAAGCGGCTTTGTACGATCTGGAGCCATTGCGGCGGATGTTGGGCCGGGCGTTGCAAGCCTTCATGGCGCAGTGCGACGCGCAAGGTCATCCGCAGCGGCCGGTGTTCATCGTGGCGCATAGTCTAGGCGGACTGGTGACCGCATCTTATCTGCTCAAGCATCAAGACGAATCCGATTTGCGCAAGCGGCTAAAGGGTGTGGTTTTGCTAGCCCCGGCTTTTGCCGTGAGCGAACCGCCGGGCTGGCGCGGCTGGCTGGCGAATCCGCTGATCAAACTGTCTTTTCATGCGGAAACGCATTTTTTGCATCCGCAGGATGAGCCGCTGCCTTTGCTGGTGTTCAATCAATTGTTTTCGCTCGTGACCGTGCCGGTGTTGGATGGTTTGTTTGAAGTACTGTCCTGGCCGGGGTTGCGCGGTATTTTCACGCCGGTTTCACCCGCTTGGGTCACCGATTATCTGACCGATAGCGAAGAAGAAAAAACCCGCCTGCGCGCCGACGGCTGGATCATTCGCCGGAGTCTGCTGCGCTACGTGAAAGGCATTGAAGCCGAGGTCGTGCGCTTCCGTAGGGAAATGGCGGATTTCTCAATACCGTATTACCTGGTTTATTCGGAGCGGGATCCGGTTACGCCCGCCTGGGGCGATGAAGATTTTGCCCGTGTGACACTGAAGCTTAATTCCGCTAGTGAAGTTCTGAAGCTTTCCGGTTTGCCGTATCACCAGCATGTGTTTTTGCAAGAACCCGCGCGCACCGGACTGCTGCAGAAAATTGAGCAATGGCTGGATCGCCGGCTACGTGTACTGCACTGA
- a CDS encoding S8 family serine peptidase, with protein MSNQESVQSGLETTGRFIVTFREGAQSEALTLLKKGTGLTKAKLMSSADFGESGVDIAQVPESGGVLLEQLGIAVITMDEAAVGALAQDIGEDSAILAIEPEGVMYALSELKGLSVDYLRGFRDAANTLYAQASQEAMQEGLAELAAAFGDTASLTWGLQATKVATSKYSGKGIKVAVLDTGLDFKHPDFAGRSIISKSFISGVPTAQDGHGHGTHCTGTACGPLKPTQDRRYGVAYGSQIYIGKVLSDAGSGGDIGILAGIDWAVANKCHVISMSLGADVCNTSTAYETAGQRALNAGSLIVAAAGNNARRSARQYGCVGRPANSRTFMAVGALDSSLNVADFSARDTARNPGTAVDIAGPGVAIYSSWPMPTRTRTISGTSMATPHVAGIAALWAQASATRGAALWQRIITNARTLPAPVVDVGRGLIQAP; from the coding sequence ATGTCGAATCAAGAATCAGTTCAATCAGGTCTGGAAACAACAGGCCGTTTTATCGTCACATTTCGCGAGGGAGCGCAGAGCGAAGCTTTAACCTTACTGAAAAAAGGAACGGGTTTGACTAAGGCCAAGCTCATGAGTAGCGCCGATTTTGGTGAATCAGGTGTAGATATTGCGCAAGTGCCGGAAAGTGGCGGAGTTCTGCTCGAACAATTAGGCATTGCCGTGATTACTATGGATGAGGCTGCCGTTGGCGCATTGGCGCAGGATATAGGTGAAGATTCTGCGATACTGGCTATCGAGCCTGAAGGTGTCATGTATGCCTTGAGTGAGCTCAAAGGTCTTTCAGTGGACTATTTACGGGGTTTTCGTGATGCTGCCAATACGCTTTATGCTCAGGCCAGTCAGGAAGCAATGCAAGAGGGGCTGGCAGAATTAGCCGCAGCATTTGGCGATACTGCCTCACTTACTTGGGGGCTTCAGGCAACGAAGGTTGCTACATCCAAGTACTCAGGTAAGGGAATAAAAGTGGCAGTGCTGGATACCGGTCTTGATTTTAAGCATCCTGACTTCGCCGGAAGGAGCATTATTTCCAAGTCATTCATAAGCGGAGTTCCGACAGCCCAGGATGGTCATGGTCATGGAACGCATTGTACCGGAACGGCATGCGGACCATTAAAACCCACCCAAGACCGCCGCTATGGCGTTGCTTATGGTTCTCAGATTTATATTGGAAAAGTCCTTTCAGATGCAGGGAGTGGCGGTGATATTGGTATCCTGGCGGGTATTGATTGGGCCGTTGCCAACAAGTGCCATGTTATTTCAATGTCTTTAGGTGCGGATGTATGCAACACATCGACTGCATATGAAACTGCAGGTCAACGGGCGCTCAATGCCGGTAGTCTTATAGTCGCTGCTGCTGGTAACAATGCCCGGCGTTCAGCAAGGCAGTATGGTTGTGTAGGCCGGCCCGCTAATAGCCGCACATTTATGGCGGTGGGTGCATTGGATTCCAGCCTGAATGTAGCCGATTTCTCTGCTCGTGACACAGCGCGTAACCCCGGTACTGCCGTAGATATCGCGGGGCCTGGCGTTGCAATATACTCCAGTTGGCCCATGCCTACGCGTACGAGAACTATCAGCGGTACCAGTATGGCAACGCCACACGTGGCAGGTATTGCGGCGTTGTGGGCTCAAGCATCGGCAACTCGCGGAGCTGCCCTGTGGCAGCGTATAATTACGAATGCCCGTACGCTCCCGGCACCAGTTGTAGATGTTGGCCGGGGATTGATACAGGCGCCCTGA
- a CDS encoding ketohydroxyglutarate aldolase — protein sequence MMSNQSATDIDMIISVDEKYLSQLDKIAENLRSQGLKDIQVLTGVGVITGKGHPDLLSALHQVNGVAAVETAGTVQIAPPGSDVQ from the coding sequence ATGATGTCAAATCAATCTGCTACGGATATTGATATGATTATATCTGTTGATGAGAAGTACCTGTCTCAGTTGGACAAAATCGCAGAAAATCTACGCTCACAAGGACTTAAGGATATTCAAGTGCTAACAGGCGTCGGAGTCATTACTGGTAAAGGACACCCCGATTTATTATCAGCGTTGCATCAAGTGAATGGCGTCGCCGCTGTGGAAACAGCCGGTACTGTCCAAATTGCTCCCCCCGGATCTGACGTTCAGTAA
- a CDS encoding cupin domain-containing protein produces the protein MLKATLTDLMQRIPGKASPEWPMGEPFALAFAHGTMSVEVYAPRGSDIQTPHDQDELYFIHTGRGEIVIAGERHTFEPGMVFFVAAHVEHRFENFSPDFITWVVFWGPKGGEKNPRTAG, from the coding sequence ATGCTGAAAGCAACATTAACTGATCTGATGCAACGCATACCCGGTAAGGCGAGTCCGGAATGGCCGATGGGTGAGCCGTTTGCACTGGCGTTTGCGCACGGCACGATGTCGGTTGAAGTGTATGCGCCCAGAGGTTCCGATATCCAAACGCCGCACGATCAGGATGAGTTGTATTTCATTCATACCGGCCGTGGAGAAATCGTCATTGCCGGGGAGCGGCATACATTTGAGCCGGGCATGGTGTTTTTCGTGGCAGCGCATGTTGAGCACAGGTTCGAGAATTTCTCGCCGGATTTCATCACCTGGGTGGTGTTCTGGGGACCCAAAGGCGGGGAAAAGAATCCGAGAACAGCGGGTTGA
- a CDS encoding arsenate reductase family protein, whose protein sequence is MLKFYGYKQCGTCRKAEQFLQQANIAYEFIDITLNPPGAEELAAIVARAGVSLNKLFNTSGVQYRELKIKERLPALSEQEILVLLAGNGRLIKRPLIIDGQRATVGFDAERFAAVWR, encoded by the coding sequence ATGCTCAAGTTCTACGGTTATAAACAATGCGGCACCTGCCGTAAGGCGGAGCAATTTTTACAGCAGGCGAACATTGCTTACGAATTTATCGACATCACGCTGAATCCGCCGGGCGCGGAAGAATTGGCTGCGATTGTGGCGCGCGCCGGTGTTTCGCTGAATAAATTGTTCAACACCAGCGGCGTGCAGTACCGCGAATTGAAAATCAAGGAGCGGCTGCCGGCGTTATCCGAACAGGAAATATTGGTGCTGCTCGCGGGCAACGGCCGTTTGATCAAGCGCCCGCTGATTATCGATGGCCAACGGGCGACCGTGGGGTTCGATGCGGAACGGTTTGCCGCTGTCTGGCGTTAA
- a CDS encoding 3-hydroxyacyl-CoA dehydrogenase/enoyl-CoA hydratase family protein, with protein MAEQRFFVRKAAVLGAGVMGAQIAAHLVNANIETLLFELPGDDKNPNANVIKAVEKLKKQEPAPLSVKTKATCIQPANYEQHLELLQDCDLVIEAIAERMDWKRDLYVKVAPYLGEHTIFASNTSGLSINQLAEAFPEELRHRFCGIHFFNPPRYMHLVELISCQVSDAAMLDHLEEFLVTNLGKGVIRAKDTPNFIANRIGVFSLLATMHHGRAFDFGFDLVDALTGALIGRPKSATFRTADVVGLDTLAHVINTMRDTLPDDPWHTHFAVPDWLQGLIEAGALGEKVKRGVYQKIKGEIHVLDRATKGYRLSGAEVDDDLKRLLKYSSPSEKFAALRNSHEPQAQFLWSIFRDLFHYCAVQLESIADNARDLDLAVRWGFGWNQGPFEIWQAAGWKQIAHWIQEDIAAGKCMSQAPLPPWVMTIADSESPGVHSAQGSFAPASGKPQGRSTLPVYQRQLFPDRLSGESATYGETIFETDAVRLWHTGDKIAILSFKSKMHTIGLDVLEGTQLAIKEAEQNWRALVIWQTEPPFSAGANLQKATEKPKADAHHSNVPAASPEPPKPPTAFQSFLKKLRKSTQATVLQVARELDLADVLMAKKLAEVEGMIKQFQQTSQMLRYSMIPTVAAVDGLALGGGCEFVMHCDRAVATLESYIGLVETGVGLLPAGGGCKEFAMRAAQNAKDGDPFPQLKHYFQTVAMAELAKSAEQAKELGYLRRADMVVMHRFELLHVAKAQALALAEAGYRPPLRTREIPVAGNTGIATIQSQLVNMREGGFISEHDNLIANKVAHVMCGGDLTPGSLVDEDWFLELERAAFMELLATEKTQARIEYTLKTGKPLRN; from the coding sequence TTGGCTGAACAACGTTTTTTTGTGCGTAAAGCGGCGGTACTCGGGGCTGGAGTCATGGGAGCGCAGATCGCGGCGCACTTGGTGAACGCCAATATCGAAACCTTACTGTTCGAACTGCCGGGCGACGACAAGAATCCGAACGCCAATGTGATCAAGGCGGTGGAAAAACTCAAAAAACAAGAGCCCGCTCCTCTGTCCGTCAAAACCAAAGCCACCTGTATTCAGCCCGCCAATTACGAGCAACATCTCGAACTGTTGCAAGATTGCGATCTGGTGATCGAAGCGATCGCCGAGCGCATGGACTGGAAGCGCGATCTGTACGTTAAGGTCGCGCCTTATCTGGGCGAGCACACGATTTTCGCCAGCAACACTTCCGGGTTATCGATCAATCAATTGGCCGAAGCGTTTCCGGAAGAACTGCGGCACCGTTTTTGCGGCATCCATTTCTTCAATCCGCCGCGCTACATGCACCTGGTCGAGCTGATTTCGTGCCAAGTCAGCGACGCGGCCATGCTCGATCATCTCGAAGAATTTCTCGTCACCAATCTGGGCAAGGGCGTGATCCGTGCCAAGGATACGCCGAATTTCATCGCCAACCGCATCGGTGTGTTTTCGCTGCTGGCGACGATGCATCATGGCCGGGCGTTCGATTTCGGTTTCGATCTGGTCGACGCGCTGACTGGCGCGCTGATCGGCCGCCCCAAAAGCGCCACGTTCCGCACTGCCGATGTGGTGGGATTGGATACACTGGCGCATGTCATCAACACCATGCGCGATACGCTGCCGGACGATCCGTGGCATACACATTTCGCCGTGCCGGATTGGCTGCAAGGTTTGATTGAAGCCGGTGCGCTGGGAGAGAAAGTCAAACGCGGGGTGTACCAGAAAATAAAAGGCGAAATCCATGTGCTAGATCGCGCTACGAAGGGGTACCGGTTATCGGGCGCGGAAGTCGATGACGATTTGAAACGCTTGCTGAAATACAGCAGCCCGTCAGAGAAATTTGCTGCATTGCGCAACAGCCATGAGCCTCAGGCGCAGTTTTTGTGGTCGATTTTCCGCGATTTGTTCCATTACTGCGCGGTGCAACTGGAGTCGATCGCCGACAATGCGCGTGACCTCGATCTGGCGGTGCGCTGGGGGTTCGGCTGGAATCAGGGGCCGTTTGAAATTTGGCAAGCCGCCGGCTGGAAACAAATCGCCCATTGGATTCAGGAAGACATCGCCGCCGGTAAGTGCATGAGTCAGGCGCCGTTGCCGCCGTGGGTCATGACGATTGCGGATAGTGAATCGCCCGGCGTGCATTCCGCGCAAGGTTCGTTTGCCCCGGCTTCCGGAAAACCGCAAGGGCGCTCAACATTGCCGGTGTACCAGCGCCAGCTTTTCCCAGACCGCTTGAGCGGCGAATCGGCAACGTACGGGGAAACTATTTTTGAAACGGATGCGGTGAGGTTGTGGCACACCGGCGACAAAATAGCCATTCTGAGCTTCAAGAGCAAAATGCACACCATCGGCCTCGATGTGCTGGAGGGGACGCAACTAGCGATCAAGGAAGCTGAGCAAAATTGGCGCGCGTTGGTGATCTGGCAAACCGAACCGCCGTTTTCCGCCGGTGCTAATTTGCAGAAAGCCACCGAAAAACCCAAAGCGGATGCGCACCATAGCAATGTACCTGCAGCTTCGCCCGAACCACCGAAGCCGCCGACGGCCTTTCAGTCTTTCCTGAAGAAATTGCGTAAATCGACCCAGGCGACCGTGCTGCAAGTGGCACGCGAACTGGATCTGGCCGATGTGCTGATGGCCAAGAAACTGGCTGAAGTGGAAGGCATGATCAAGCAGTTTCAGCAAACCTCGCAAATGCTGCGCTATTCGATGATTCCGACCGTGGCTGCAGTGGATGGATTGGCATTGGGCGGCGGTTGTGAGTTTGTCATGCATTGCGACCGTGCGGTGGCCACGCTGGAAAGCTATATCGGTTTGGTGGAAACGGGGGTCGGATTGCTGCCCGCGGGTGGCGGGTGTAAGGAATTCGCAATGCGCGCTGCGCAAAACGCCAAGGATGGCGATCCTTTCCCGCAATTGAAACATTATTTCCAGACGGTGGCGATGGCGGAACTGGCCAAGAGCGCCGAGCAAGCAAAAGAACTGGGTTATCTGCGCCGCGCCGACATGGTGGTGATGCATCGTTTTGAATTGCTGCATGTGGCGAAGGCGCAAGCGCTGGCACTGGCCGAAGCGGGTTACCGTCCGCCGCTGCGCACGCGGGAAATTCCGGTGGCAGGGAATACTGGCATTGCGACGATCCAAAGCCAACTGGTGAATATGCGTGAAGGCGGTTTCATTTCCGAACACGACAACCTGATTGCCAACAAAGTGGCACATGTCATGTGCGGCGGCGATCTGACGCCGGGCAGCCTGGTCGATGAGGACTGGTTCCTGGAACTGGAGCGCGCGGCTTTCATGGAGTTACTGGCGACGGAAAAAACCCAGGCGCGCATTGAATATACATTGAAAACCGGCAAACCGCTGAGAAACTGA
- a CDS encoding acetyl-CoA C-acyltransferase — protein sequence MTKQTQEAYIVAAARTPVGKAPRGMFKNVRPDDMLVHVLHAVMKQCEGLDPAAIDDVIVGCAMPEAEQGINVARVALLLAGLPNSVAGMTVNRFCASGLQSVALAADRIRLGEADVMIAGGTESMSMVPMMGNKVSMNPAMFQHEENVAIAYGMGMTAEKVAEQWKVSREDQDEFALTSHQRALKAITTGEFKDEIAPYTVDEKRPDLITHTVHEEIAVKDTDEGPRADTNADALAKLKPVFAAKGSVTAGNSSQMSDGAGAVVLMSEAALKRFNLSPLGRFIGFSVAGVPPEIMGVGPIQAIPKVLKQTGIKQDDLDWIELNEAFAAQSLAVIRDLGLDRNKVNPLGGAIALGHPLGATGSIRVATLLHGLRRHQLKYGMVTMCIGSGMGAAGVFEAL from the coding sequence ATGACCAAGCAAACGCAAGAAGCCTATATCGTAGCCGCCGCACGCACGCCAGTCGGCAAAGCGCCGCGCGGCATGTTCAAGAACGTGCGCCCCGACGACATGCTGGTGCATGTGTTGCATGCCGTGATGAAACAGTGTGAAGGACTGGATCCAGCCGCGATTGACGATGTCATCGTCGGTTGCGCCATGCCGGAAGCGGAGCAAGGCATCAATGTCGCACGCGTGGCACTGTTACTGGCCGGTTTGCCGAACAGTGTCGCGGGGATGACGGTGAACCGGTTCTGCGCATCCGGTCTGCAATCGGTGGCACTGGCGGCGGATCGTATCCGCCTCGGCGAAGCGGATGTGATGATCGCCGGCGGTACCGAGAGCATGAGCATGGTACCGATGATGGGTAACAAAGTTTCCATGAATCCGGCGATGTTTCAGCATGAGGAAAATGTCGCGATTGCTTACGGCATGGGCATGACAGCCGAGAAAGTGGCGGAACAATGGAAAGTGTCGCGCGAGGATCAGGATGAATTTGCTTTGACCAGCCATCAACGGGCGTTAAAGGCGATCACAACGGGTGAATTTAAAGATGAAATTGCACCGTATACGGTCGATGAAAAGCGCCCGGATCTGATCACGCACACGGTGCATGAAGAAATCGCCGTCAAGGATACCGACGAAGGGCCGCGCGCCGACACCAATGCGGATGCGCTGGCGAAATTGAAACCGGTGTTTGCCGCCAAGGGATCGGTCACCGCAGGTAACAGTTCGCAAATGTCCGACGGCGCGGGAGCCGTGGTGCTGATGAGTGAAGCGGCGCTGAAGCGTTTCAATCTGTCGCCGCTGGGACGCTTTATCGGTTTCTCTGTGGCCGGTGTGCCGCCCGAGATCATGGGGGTGGGACCGATTCAGGCGATTCCCAAGGTACTCAAGCAAACCGGAATCAAGCAGGACGATTTGGATTGGATCGAGTTGAACGAAGCGTTTGCCGCACAGAGCTTGGCCGTAATTCGTGATCTGGGATTGGATCGCAACAAAGTGAATCCGCTCGGTGGCGCGATTGCGCTGGGGCATCCGCTCGGAGCCACCGGTTCCATCCGGGTGGCGACTTTGCTGCACGGGCTGCGCCGCCATCAACTCAAATACGGCATGGTGACCATGTGCATCGGCAGCGGCATGGGTGCGGCCGGCGTATTTGAAGCGCTTTAG